The following proteins are encoded in a genomic region of Zymoseptoria tritici IPO323 chromosome 16, whole genome shotgun sequence:
- a CDS encoding uncharacterized protein (Probable Mycosphaerella-specific small protein. Unknown function. Probable novel gene.), producing MSVFSMMLALSVSSFFWSYAQARGAALKPCVGWAATSGAVGRDRRRTSRCFRREKRSRELGPCFPGIVQSLWEERSSIIPVPRPHVDENDIPQVSLLSIDIAANIEDSPTAPPNSSLHPYALNNASTMSHGEDRHPYGAQMSHRIPHETQTPIYAQIPGDANSFARPPF from the exons ATGTCGGTGTTCTCCATGATGCTTGCTCTTTCCGTGTCCAGCTTCTTCTGGTCGTACGCTCAAGCGCGAGGAGCGGCTTTGAAGCCATGCGTCGGCTGGGCTGCAACGAGTGGAGCTGTCGGACGCGATCGACGGCGGACAAGCAGATGTTTCAGGAGAGAGAAGCGTTCGAGGGAGCTGGGTCCTTGCTTTCCAGGTATTGTACAGTCGTTGTGG GAAGAAAGATCATCCATCATTCCCGTCCCTCGACCGCACGTCGACGAAAACGACATTCCTCAAGTCTCTCTCCTCTCGATCGACATAGCCGCCAACATCGAAGACTCGCCGACCGCACCTCCCAACTCCTCCCTACACCCATACGCCCTCAACAACGCATCCACCATGTCGCACGGCGAAGACCGACATCCATACGGCGCTCAAATGTCACACCGCATTCCGCACGAGACGCAAACGCCCATCTACGCTCAGATTCCTGGCGATGCCAACAGCTTCGCTCGGCCACCATTCTGA